One Hypomesus transpacificus isolate Combined female chromosome 6, fHypTra1, whole genome shotgun sequence DNA segment encodes these proteins:
- the tmem200a gene encoding transmembrane protein 200A produces the protein MIATGGVITGLAALKRQDSTRSQYHLQASPPGPDAAQQRKRKRRSDVVVVRGKVRLYSASGFFLVLGILILMVGVAMAVLGYWPHKHPFLDGPAPGHTPELKMTSNGSSVTSDDPVVTSDPRGILARFLERYLHSERMRMMGPFTMGIGIFIFICANAILHENRDRETKVIHMRDMYSTVIDIHSLRLQEQKQMNGAYGGPQYTGPLYSGPYASYSDQELWEEKQSASRLAANTLLTFSGLGGEGRGPVRGPGRCRGGSLRASSTEEEEELLGEAKGGLLSPLYRDRSGSVFGFQSEHGAGRQWEERGGALKRCQTRSIVSSSISAFTLPVIKLNNCVIDEPEMDSITEDGEIAGERSRPSVMMSSLAVPVPVVAKAHKPPGLALLRSNSASEYHSSSSSRSSLSPGSASCHYLSPGAARKDFGSNNSLHMLGAHSKSLDLERGAVSLSVASEQRKHPSWPRLDRSSSKGYMRLEDREEPGDRLLAPPVAVQRDYTKKEKLLMISRSHNNLSFEHDDLRGSHLKRGSSETRF, from the exons ATGATAGCCACAGGTGGTGTGATCACAGGGCTGGCAGCCTTAAAGAGACAGGACTCCACCCGGTCCCAGTACCACCTCCAGGCCTCGCCCCCTGGCCCTGACGCCGCCCAACAGAGGAAAAGGAAGCGTCGGTCTGATGTGGTGGTGGTCCGAGGCAAGGTCCGCCTCTACTCTGCCTCCGGGTTCTTTCTGGTTCTGgggattctgattctgatggtaGGCGTGGCTATGGCGGTGCTAGGCTACTggccacacaaacacccattcCTGGATGGCCCCGCCCCTGGCCACACCCCAGAGCTTAAAATGACGTCCAATGGGTCATCTGTGACCTCTGATGACCCTGTGGTGACTTCTGACCCCCGTGGAATTCTAGCTAGGTTTCTGGAGCGCTACTTGCactcagagaggatgaggatgatggggCCCTTCACCATGGGCATTGGAatcttcatcttcatctgtGCCAATGCCATCCTGCACGAGAACCGagacag ggAGACCAAGGTGATCCATATGAGGGACATGTACTCCACGGTCATCGACATCCACAGTCTGCGCCTGCAGGAGCAAAAGCAGATGAACGGAGCCTACGGGGGCCCCCAGTACACAGGGCCCCTCTACTCTGGCCCCTACGCCTCCTACTCGGACCAGGAGCTCTGGGAGGAGAAGCAGAGCGCCTCCCGCCTGGCCGCCAACACCCTGCTCACCTTCTCAGGCCTGGGGGGCGAGGGCCGGGGGCCGGTGAGGGGTCCGGGGCGCTGCAGGGGGGGGTCCCTGAGAGCCAGCTccacagaagaagaggaagagttgCTAGGTGAGGCAAAGGGGGGCTTGCTGTCGCCCCTGTACAGGGATAGATCTGGGTCAGTGTTTGGGTTCCAATCAGAGCATGGGGCAGGGCGGcaatgggaggagaggggtggggcttTGAAGCGCTGCCAGACACGGTCCATCGTCTCCTCTTCGATCAGCGCGTTCACACTGCCAGTCATCAAGCTCAACAACTGCGTCATCGACGAGCCGGAAATGGACAGCATCACGGAGGACGGCGAGATTGCGGGGGAGAGGTCACGACCTtcagtgatgatgtcatcactggCGGTTCCTGTTCCGGTCGTGGCAAAGGCCCACAAACCCCCTGGCCTGGCTCTGCTCAGGAGTAACTCCGCCTCCGAGTATcatagctcctcctcctcacgcaGCTCACTGTCGCCAGGCTCCGCCTCCTGCCACTACCTCTCCCCAGGCGCTGCTCGGAAAGACTTTGGCTCGAACAACTCCCTGCACATGCTCGGTGCTCACTCCAAGTCCCTGGACCTTGAGCGGGGCGCGGTGTCCCTGAGCGTGGCGTCGGAGCAGAGGAAACACCCCAGCTGGCCCCGGCTGGACCGCTCCAGCAGCAAGGGCTACATGAGGCTGGAGGACCGGGAGGAACCAGGGGACCGGCTGCTGGCGCCCCCTGTGGCTGTGCAGAGGGACTACACCAAGAAGGAGAAGCTGCTGATGATCTCACGCTCACACAACAACCTGAGCTTCGAACATGACGACCTGCGGGGCAGC